Proteins from a genomic interval of Dunckerocampus dactyliophorus isolate RoL2022-P2 chromosome 5, RoL_Ddac_1.1, whole genome shotgun sequence:
- the lmf2a gene encoding lipase maturation factor 2a: MGEIILPRRMFLWCMAAIYMIAFVSLYVQIPGLYGNEGLLPARKQLRYSGKSLWEQLLTSPTLLWFGPRVGLDTHTGMELLCLIGAGLSLAATLVGALRDSMVFFCLWALYLSLYQVGQVFLYFQWDNLLLETGFLCILVAPITLVRGSRAPREHDRVTFWLIRWLLFRLMFASGVVKLTSRCPTWWGLTAMTYHYETQCIPTPLAWFAHQLPVWWQKLSVVGAYAIEIAAPLFFFSPLRRLRLGAFYLQVLLQVFIILSGNYNFFNLLTITLCLSLLDDQHVRFWLRKSEQSSPDGSKLWSRLCYLLELAVWSLVIFGTIMCFDLKVDTAKGAISSKTAFTYHHFNQFLKSVTIPCVWIGVLSLMWEMLTAMFRCACVSGFLRRFCATLQWTVFAASAAAMFTISLVPFTYIEYDSNARLWPGVRQAYELVDRYQLVNSYGLFRRMTGVGGRPEVVIEGSNDGITWTEIEFMYKPGNMSAPPPVVMPHQPRLDWQMWFAALGSHTQAPWFTSLMYRLLQGKRDVIELIQTDITQYPFHQEPPSYLRAHRYRYWFTEPKEDGSYPHRWWRRVYDEEFYPLVHLGHSFLESILEQHGLKDKSPPRRRSNSSIAHAMRWVRAQVTGVPAPVLIWTLIGCSVTLCLLQALTKRQMANDSEQASDLKDEEYLGTSSRRKTGDEDEEQEEELEDEVEEHDEKAFISNEEDDEEEEVVVTEEEGQ; encoded by the exons ATGGGGGAAATCATTCTGCCACGACGTATGTTCCTCTGGTGCATGGCGGCTATCTATATGATAGCATTTGTTTCTCTCTACGTGCAGATACCAG GTCTGTATGGCAATGAGGGTCTGCTAcctgcacgtaagcagctgcGTTACAGCGGCAAGTCTCTTTGGGAGCAGCTGCTGACCTCCCCCACCCTGCTCTGGTTCGGACCTCGCGTGGGTCTGGACACGCACACTGGCATGGAGTTGCTGTGCCTCATCGGGGCTGGGCTTAGCCTGGCCGCCACGCTGGTGGGGGCGCTACGAGACAGCATGGTGTTTTTCTGCCTCTGGGCCTTGTACTTGTCATTATACCAG GTGGGGCAGGTTTTCCTCTACTTCCAATG GGACAACCTACTTTTGGAGACGGGCTTCCTCTGCATCCTTGTTGCTCCGATTACTCTAGTCAGGGGGTCTCGAGCGCCCCGAGAGCATGATCGCGTGACCTTCTGGCTGATCCGCTGGCTACTCTTCCGTCTCATGTTTGCCTCTGGAGTGGTGAAGCTGACCTCACGTTGTCCTACTTGGTGGGGCTTAACTG CGATGACTTATCACTACGAAACCCAATGCATTCCCACCCCTCTGGCTTGGTTTGCCCACCAGTTGCCAGTCTGGTGGCAGAAGCTGAGTGTGGTCGGAGCCTACGCCATCGAGATCGCCGCACcgctgtttttcttcagtccGCTACGCAGGCTACGACTTGGTGCTTTTTACTTGCAA GTGCTGCTGCAGGTCTTCATTATTTTGTCAGGGAACTACAACTTCTTCAACCTTCTGACGATAACCCTGTGTCTGTCTCTGCTCGATGACCAGCACGTACGCTTTTGGCTGCGCAAGTCTGAACAAAGCAGCCCCGATG GCTCCAAGCTGTGGTCACGGTTGTGTTACCTGCTGGAGCTTGCCGTCTGGTCTCTGGTGATTTTTGGCACAATcatgtgttttgacctgaaagtGGACACAGCAAAGGGTGCAATCTCTTCCAAGACAG cgTTCACCTACCATCACTTTAACCAGTTTCTGAAGAGTGTCACTATCCCATGTGTTTGGATCGGTGTTCTCTCCCTCATGTGGGAGATGCTCACAGCCATGTTCAG GTGTGCATGTGTCTCTGGTTTCCTGAGAAGGTTTTGTGCCACTCTCCAGTGGACAGTGTTTGCTGCATCTGCGGCTGCCATGTTCACCATCAGTCTG GTGCCATTCACCTACATAGAATATGACTCCAATGCTAGGCTGTGGCCCGGGGTGCGTCAAGCCTATGAGTTGGTGGATCGTTACCAGCTGGTTAACTCATACGGTTTGTTCAGAAGGATGACCGGTGTCGGTGGGCGGCCTGAGGTTGTCATAGAGGGAAGTAATGATGGCATAACTTGGACG GAAATTGAGTTTATGTACAAACCTGGCAACATGAGTGCGCCGCCCCCCGTGGTGATGCCCCACCAGCCCCGCTTGGATTGGCAGATGTGGTTTGCTGCTCTTGGTAGTCACACACAGGCTCCGTGGTTCACCAGCCTCATGTACCGTCTGCTGCAGGGCAAGAGAGATG TGATTGAGCTGATCCAGACAGACATCACTCAGTACCCATTCCACCAGGAGCCCCCTTCCTACCTGCGGGCCCACCGCTACAGATACTGGTTCACGGAACCAAAAGAGGATGG ATCATACCCACACCGATGGTGGAGGCGGGTCTATGATGAGGAATTTTATCCCTTGGTGCATCTGGGCCACTCATTCCTCGAGAGCATACTAGAGCAACACGGACTCAAG GACAAATCGCCTCCACGTCGCCGGTCCAACTCTAGCATTGCCCATGCCATGAGGTGGGTGCGTGCCCAGGTCACCGGTGTTCCCGCTCCTGTGCTCATCTGGACCCTCATTGGCTGCAGCGTCACCCTGTGCCTACTGCAGGCATTGACAAAGAGACAAATGGCGAACGATTCTGAGCAGGCCAGCGATTTGAAAGACGAAGAATATTTAGGGACGTCATCTCGACGAAAGACGGGAGATGAGGATGAAGAACAGGAGGAAGAGCTTGAGGATGAAGTGGAGGAACATGATGAGAAAGCGTTTATCAGCAATGAAgaagatgatgaggaggaggaggtggtagTCACAGAGGAGGAGGGACAGTGA